Within the Mucilaginibacter sp. CSA2-8R genome, the region CTGGGAAGATATTTACTTGGAAGCAGAGGAAGCCATCCGCAATGCAAACTACTTACAGGCCAAACAGCTGTTAGAAAACATTATACTGGAAGAACCATCAACAGCGCAGGCACACAACTCGCTGGGTTGGTTGTACCGTACACAGTTTGATGATTATGGCCGTGCCGAAAACCATTACAAAGCTGCTATAAAGAGCAACCCGCAATACCCGCATGCTTATATTAACCTTATTGTTTTATATACTAATTTAGAACAATGGGACAAAGCCCGCCATATTGCCGACAAAGCCCAGATCAGGCCTCTGGCAGATAAATCGTTATTAAATTATCGCTTAGGCATTATCGAAGAGTACAATCAAAACTTTGAAGAAGCGATTAACTTTTATAAAAAAGCCATTAAGCTTTGCTTAAATTTTGATTCGATTGAAGACTACAAAAGGGCTATCGCCAATTGCGAATATAAAGCTACTTTGTAACGGAACATTGGTAACTAACCTTTAAATAAAAAGCACCATGACGACAGTTTTAATAAACTATCACATGGTGCTTTTTTACTTCTTTTTACGCTGAGCGACGGTGTCGTAGTCTGCCGGCAAAATCT harbors:
- a CDS encoding tetratricopeptide repeat protein — its product is MHNWEDIYLEAEEAIRNANYLQAKQLLENIILEEPSTAQAHNSLGWLYRTQFDDYGRAENHYKAAIKSNPQYPHAYINLIVLYTNLEQWDKARHIADKAQIRPLADKSLLNYRLGIIEEYNQNFEEAINFYKKAIKLCLNFDSIEDYKRAIANCEYKATL